A single genomic interval of Polaribacter vadi harbors:
- a CDS encoding DUF6973 domain-containing protein: MKKKLTLLFFMISMLTNAQSNFKSFFDLSGPKRVWVFFHPFKAKESYRISQEANRVSDSIKKTNLLDGDASGGQVDAFRHAYWMARLRQEIGKSAARSLGKAHEKENYKTFKKNQLEDGVVPDEISSIMDLHNNEEGLKLTVKRSELSQKSLIYKVVNAIKKGKMKVIKKNKKGDFLTCEGEVISPESLKGKWKNNKCLAASN, encoded by the coding sequence ATGAAAAAAAAGCTTACCCTATTATTTTTTATGATTTCGATGCTAACAAATGCGCAATCAAACTTTAAAAGTTTTTTTGATTTATCTGGACCAAAAAGAGTTTGGGTTTTTTTTCATCCTTTTAAAGCAAAAGAATCGTACAGAATTTCTCAAGAAGCAAACAGAGTTTCAGATTCCATAAAAAAAACAAATTTACTAGATGGAGATGCTTCTGGAGGTCAAGTAGATGCTTTTAGACATGCTTATTGGATGGCTCGTTTACGACAAGAAATTGGTAAATCTGCAGCACGTTCTTTAGGAAAAGCACATGAAAAGGAAAATTATAAAACCTTTAAAAAAAATCAATTGGAAGATGGTGTAGTGCCAGATGAAATCTCATCAATAATGGATTTACATAACAATGAAGAAGGATTAAAACTAACAGTAAAAAGAAGCGAATTATCTCAAAAAAGCCTTATTTATAAAGTAGTAAATGCTATTAAAAAAGGTAAAATGAAGGTGATTAAAAAAAATAAAAAGGGCGATTTTTTAACTTGTGAAGGAGAAGTTATATCACCAGAATCTTTAAAAGGAAAATGGAAAAATAATAAATGTTTGGCTGCTTCAAATTAG
- a CDS encoding GlsB/YeaQ/YmgE family stress response membrane protein, with protein MGILYTIIIGAICGYIADVLMRDNGFGLLVNIIIGIAGSFVGSWIYGELGLNINVNPYWLRDIIIGATGAVVILFLVGVLRGTRGRRR; from the coding sequence ATGGGAATTTTGTACACAATTATTATTGGAGCCATCTGTGGTTATATTGCAGATGTTTTAATGAGAGACAATGGCTTTGGCTTATTAGTAAATATTATTATTGGAATTGCAGGAAGTTTTGTAGGATCTTGGATTTATGGCGAATTAGGTTTAAATATTAATGTAAATCCTTACTGGTTAAGAGACATTATAATTGGTGCAACTGGTGCAGTTGTAATTCTTTTTTTAGTTGGTGTTTTAAGAGGAACTCGAGGCAGAAGAAGGTAA
- a CDS encoding MFS transporter codes for MKSLRLILSNLIYFAPSWVFSSINILIGTWILYIPFIKLKFVLNDGEVGFALFFTALGLLITIPFIPKINKRIGVGTSTKIGIFLLAIAFNFPLLAPNYILLCASLMVVGVFSAFTDVSLNALTSNIEKREQQNFMSAAHGFFSLGGFVGAGIGSLFISQFSNPQLHMGIISVFVMITNLFLSKNYAFVVGDKKEKSTKNLSFFKSIKPLLVLAIIAFIIMFNEGAVEHWSNLFLFDIVKVSESKAGLGFIIFSLTMTIGRFLGDGFSQQLGSRKTIVFSTIIAFVGYLFIIMSSLTFSVLGFGLLGFGLSVIIPEVYRIAGNNKDLETSFAISIVSGIGFVGFLVGPVILGAISNFSSLVVSYVFLSILIIIAFGLGLFGLKKKVDNV; via the coding sequence ATGAAATCATTACGTTTAATTCTTTCTAATTTAATTTATTTTGCACCTTCTTGGGTATTTTCATCTATCAATATTTTAATTGGTACTTGGATTCTTTACATTCCGTTTATCAAACTTAAATTTGTTTTAAATGATGGTGAAGTTGGTTTTGCGTTGTTTTTTACAGCTTTAGGTTTGTTGATTACCATACCTTTTATACCAAAAATAAACAAAAGAATAGGTGTTGGTACATCAACCAAAATAGGAATATTTCTTTTGGCAATTGCATTTAATTTTCCATTATTAGCACCAAATTATATATTGCTTTGTGCATCATTAATGGTTGTTGGCGTTTTTTCTGCGTTTACAGATGTTTCTTTAAATGCACTAACATCAAATATCGAAAAAAGAGAACAACAAAATTTTATGTCTGCTGCACATGGTTTTTTTAGTTTAGGTGGTTTTGTAGGTGCAGGAATTGGGAGTTTGTTTATTAGTCAATTTTCTAATCCTCAATTACACATGGGTATCATTTCTGTTTTTGTAATGATTACCAACTTATTTTTATCAAAAAATTACGCATTTGTAGTTGGCGACAAAAAAGAAAAATCAACAAAGAATTTATCATTTTTTAAAAGCATAAAACCTCTTTTGGTCCTTGCAATAATTGCTTTTATAATTATGTTTAATGAAGGTGCTGTAGAACATTGGAGCAATTTATTTCTTTTTGATATTGTAAAAGTTTCTGAAAGTAAAGCTGGTTTAGGATTTATTATTTTTTCTTTAACGATGACAATAGGTCGTTTTTTAGGCGACGGATTTAGCCAACAATTAGGTTCTAGAAAAACGATTGTATTTTCTACGATCATTGCATTTGTAGGCTATTTATTTATAATAATGTCTAGCTTAACTTTTAGTGTTTTGGGCTTTGGTTTATTAGGTTTCGGACTTTCCGTAATTATTCCAGAAGTATATAGAATTGCAGGAAATAACAAAGATTTAGAAACTTCTTTTGCTATTTCAATTGTGTCAGGAATTGGTTTTGTTGGTTTTTTAGTGGGTCCAGTAATTTTAGGAGCTATTTCTAATTTTAGCAGTTTGGTTGTTAGTTATGTTTTTTTATCAATCTTGATAATTATTGCTTTTGGTTTGGGCTTGTTTGGGTTGAAAAAAAAGGTTGATAATGTTTAA
- a CDS encoding VPS10 domain-containing protein, producing MKKFTFYFFIFFTSIILSQSKPTSSSTVESALIDKEKLTKNSLVKNINFTNMGPTVMSGRVADVAVNPENSTEFYVGYASGGLWYTNNNGTTFTPVLDNSPTQNIGDIAVDWNSETIWVGTGEKNSSRSSYAGIGMLKSTDKGKTWQNVGLTDSHHISRIIINPNNTNEVIVAVIGHLYSSNEERGIFKTIDGGKTWTKSLYIDENTGIIDVDFVPENFNIMYAASWERERKAWNFDGDGKNSAIYKSTDAGTSWTKIADKSGFPTGDGVGRIGLAVFNENTVYALHDSQFRRPKGAAKKASDELTKEDFKTMSTNDFLKLDDGRLNNYLKNNGFQEKYRAQNVKQMVSVGSVKPMDLASYLEDANSMLFDSEVIGAEVFKTINGGKSWKKTHDNYLEGVYSSYGYYFGEIRVDLQDENGIYVLGVPIIKSKDGGKTFTSINAENVHSDHQALWVNPKKSGHILNGNDGGLNLSYDDGENWTKLNEPAVGQFYSVYADTQKNYKVYGGLQDNGVWVADNTARIDKGWLQRGQNPYESIMGGDGMQVQVDERNQNIVYTGFQFGNYYRIDRAKGNQKYIQPKHTLGENPYRFNWQTPIHLSKHNQDILYLGGNKLHRSLNQGDDWETISDDLTTGGKKGNVAYGTLTSISESPFQFGLIYVGSDDGYINVTKNGGGSWTRVSDNLPQDLWVSRVIASAHKKETVYATLNGYRFDDFTTYVYKSDNYGQTWENIGKDIPTSPVNVIKEDPKNENILYVGTDNGLYVSFDKGSSWSIFNKNLPNVAVHDLVIQPTAKHLIVATHGRSLYKADVSSIQKMTDAILAKQSYVFDVSDIRQNRSWGRSWSQWRDVYEPEITIPFYVNADKKVDLEIYQGETLLNAITINADKGYNEFNFDVSFSKKGLKNYEKANKEAKLKAAANDVYYLPKGKYVVKIGDAKSAFEIK from the coding sequence ATGAAAAAATTTACCTTTTATTTCTTCATTTTTTTTACATCAATTATTTTAAGTCAATCAAAACCAACAAGTTCTTCAACTGTTGAGAGTGCTTTAATTGATAAAGAAAAATTAACCAAAAACTCGCTTGTAAAAAACATCAACTTTACAAATATGGGGCCAACAGTAATGAGTGGTCGAGTTGCAGATGTTGCTGTAAATCCAGAAAACTCAACAGAGTTTTATGTAGGTTATGCTTCTGGTGGTTTGTGGTACACGAATAATAATGGTACAACTTTTACGCCTGTTTTAGACAATTCTCCAACACAAAATATTGGAGATATTGCTGTAGATTGGAACTCAGAAACAATTTGGGTGGGAACAGGAGAAAAAAATTCTTCACGTTCAAGTTATGCAGGAATTGGAATGTTAAAATCTACGGATAAAGGTAAAACATGGCAAAATGTTGGGTTAACAGATTCTCATCATATTAGTAGAATTATCATCAATCCAAATAATACAAACGAAGTTATTGTGGCTGTTATTGGTCATTTATATTCATCAAATGAAGAAAGAGGTATTTTTAAAACTATTGATGGAGGAAAAACATGGACAAAATCTCTTTATATAGATGAAAACACAGGAATTATTGATGTTGATTTTGTTCCAGAAAATTTTAATATAATGTATGCAGCTTCTTGGGAAAGAGAACGTAAAGCTTGGAATTTTGATGGTGATGGAAAAAATTCTGCGATTTATAAAAGTACAGATGCAGGAACTTCTTGGACAAAAATTGCAGACAAAAGTGGTTTTCCTACAGGAGATGGAGTTGGTAGAATTGGTTTAGCCGTTTTTAATGAAAATACAGTGTATGCTTTGCATGATAGTCAATTTAGAAGACCAAAAGGTGCTGCTAAAAAAGCTTCAGACGAATTAACGAAAGAAGATTTTAAAACCATGTCTACGAATGATTTTTTAAAATTAGATGATGGTAGGTTAAATAATTATTTAAAAAATAACGGTTTCCAAGAAAAATACAGAGCACAAAATGTAAAACAAATGGTGAGTGTTGGTTCTGTAAAACCAATGGATTTAGCTAGTTATTTAGAAGATGCAAACTCAATGTTGTTTGATTCAGAAGTAATAGGAGCAGAGGTTTTTAAAACTATAAATGGAGGGAAGTCTTGGAAAAAAACTCACGATAATTATTTGGAAGGTGTATATAGTTCTTATGGGTATTATTTTGGCGAAATTAGAGTTGATTTACAAGATGAAAACGGAATTTACGTTTTAGGAGTTCCGATTATAAAATCGAAAGATGGTGGAAAAACATTTACCTCAATTAATGCAGAAAATGTGCATTCAGATCATCAAGCTTTATGGGTAAATCCTAAAAAATCTGGACATATTTTAAACGGAAATGATGGTGGTTTAAACCTTTCTTATGATGATGGAGAAAATTGGACAAAATTAAACGAACCTGCAGTTGGGCAGTTTTACTCTGTATATGCAGATACTCAAAAAAACTATAAAGTGTATGGTGGTTTGCAGGATAATGGAGTTTGGGTGGCAGACAATACTGCAAGAATTGATAAAGGTTGGCTGCAAAGAGGTCAAAACCCTTATGAGTCAATTATGGGTGGAGATGGAATGCAAGTTCAAGTTGATGAGAGAAACCAAAATATTGTGTACACAGGTTTTCAATTTGGAAATTATTATAGAATTGATAGAGCAAAAGGAAACCAAAAATACATACAGCCAAAACATACTTTAGGCGAAAATCCTTACAGATTTAACTGGCAAACTCCTATTCATTTATCAAAACATAATCAAGATATTTTATATTTAGGAGGTAATAAATTACATAGATCTTTAAACCAAGGAGATGATTGGGAAACTATTTCAGACGATTTAACAACTGGAGGAAAAAAAGGAAATGTTGCTTACGGAACGCTAACTTCAATATCTGAAAGTCCGTTTCAATTTGGATTAATTTATGTAGGTTCAGATGATGGTTATATCAACGTAACCAAAAATGGAGGAGGAAGTTGGACGCGTGTTTCAGATAATTTACCACAAGATTTATGGGTTTCTAGAGTTATTGCGTCAGCACATAAAAAAGAAACAGTGTATGCAACTTTAAATGGCTATAGATTTGACGATTTTACAACCTATGTTTATAAGTCTGATAATTATGGACAAACGTGGGAGAATATTGGAAAAGATATTCCAACATCACCAGTAAACGTCATAAAAGAAGATCCAAAAAACGAAAACATTTTATATGTTGGGACAGACAATGGTTTGTATGTTTCCTTTGATAAAGGAAGTTCTTGGAGTATTTTCAATAAAAACTTACCTAATGTTGCAGTGCATGATTTGGTAATTCAGCCAACAGCAAAACATTTAATTGTAGCAACACATGGACGTAGTTTGTATAAAGCAGATGTTTCATCAATACAGAAAATGACGGATGCAATTTTAGCAAAACAAAGTTATGTTTTTGATGTCTCAGATATCAGACAAAACAGAAGTTGGGGACGTTCTTGGAGCCAGTGGAGAGATGTATATGAGCCAGAAATTACTATTCCTTTTTATGTAAATGCTGATAAAAAAGTAGATTTAGAAATTTACCAAGGAGAAACGTTGCTAAATGCTATTACTATAAATGCTGATAAAGGTTATAATGAATTCAATTTTGATGTTTCTTTTTCTAAAAAAGGCTTAAAAAATTATGAAAAAGCAAACAAGGAAGCTAAATTAAAAGCTGCTGCAAACGATGTTTATTATTTACCGAAAGGAAAATATGTTGTAAAAATTGGTGATGCAAAATCGGCATTTGAGATAAAGTAA
- the thiL gene encoding thiamine-phosphate kinase, producing the protein MLEDKNTQKTSLAELGEFGLINHITKYFKVANSSTIKAVGDDAAVLDASEQQTLVTTDLLIEGVHFDLSYMPLKHLGYKAVMVNLSDVYAMNGVAEQITVSIAVSNRFPLEAIEELYAGIQLACETYNVDLIGGDTTSSTKGILISVTAIGKVDKGEAVYRNTAKETDLIVVSGDLGAAYLGLQVLEREKQVFKVDPNNQPDLDNYTYLIERQLKPEARKDVAGLLKELDVKPTSMIDVSDGLSSELFHICTQSKVGCKIYEEKLPFDPQVISTCEEFELDSTMVALSGGEDYELLFTVPIADFDKIKGNPHFSIIGHITAENQGLQLVTRANQEIELKAQGWNSLQKD; encoded by the coding sequence ATGTTAGAAGATAAAAATACGCAAAAAACATCATTAGCTGAATTAGGAGAATTTGGCTTGATTAATCATATTACAAAATATTTTAAGGTAGCAAATTCATCAACCATAAAAGCTGTGGGAGATGATGCAGCAGTTTTAGATGCATCAGAACAACAAACTTTAGTAACTACAGATTTGTTGATTGAAGGTGTGCATTTCGATTTGAGTTATATGCCTTTAAAGCATTTAGGCTACAAAGCTGTGATGGTTAATTTGAGCGATGTGTATGCAATGAATGGAGTTGCAGAACAAATTACAGTTTCAATTGCAGTTTCTAATCGTTTTCCTTTAGAAGCTATTGAAGAATTGTATGCAGGAATTCAATTGGCTTGCGAAACGTATAATGTTGATTTAATTGGTGGAGACACAACCTCATCTACCAAAGGAATTTTAATTTCTGTGACTGCAATTGGTAAGGTTGATAAAGGTGAAGCTGTGTATAGAAATACAGCCAAAGAAACCGATTTAATTGTGGTTTCTGGAGATTTAGGTGCAGCTTATTTAGGCTTGCAAGTGCTAGAAAGAGAAAAACAAGTTTTTAAGGTTGATCCAAATAATCAGCCAGATTTAGATAATTATACGTATTTAATTGAGCGTCAATTAAAACCTGAGGCTCGTAAAGATGTTGCAGGTTTATTAAAAGAATTGGACGTAAAACCAACTTCTATGATTGATGTTTCTGATGGATTATCGTCTGAACTTTTTCATATTTGTACACAAAGTAAAGTGGGTTGTAAAATTTATGAAGAAAAATTGCCTTTCGATCCTCAAGTAATTTCTACTTGTGAGGAATTTGAATTAGATTCTACCATGGTTGCTTTAAGTGGTGGTGAAGATTACGAATTGTTATTTACAGTGCCAATCGCAGATTTTGATAAAATAAAAGGAAATCCACATTTTTCTATTATTGGGCATATTACAGCAGAAAACCAAGGTTTACAATTAGTAACAAGAGCAAACCAAGAAATTGAATTAAAAGCTCAGGGTTGGAATTCTTTACAGAAAGATTAA
- a CDS encoding choice-of-anchor B family protein, whose translation MKKILFLSLILAFSCSKDNIETPTLNVDSEIMPLAKCENGFADIYPCNGYDLLAHISTEDLDPTTTAFSNVEGNDSWGWTDSTTNKEYVLMGLNSGVSFVDISNPTEPIVLGFLPTATVNSDWRDIKVYNNHAFVVSEATSHGMQVFDLTRLRNVVNPPEIFTAETTLSDFGNAHNIVINEDSGYAYAVGTSQASGGPLFINIQNPTNPVIEGNFVEAGYAHDAQVINYKGPDTDYASKEIMVSSNGERFGTNEVVIVDVTDKTNPIEISKITYANEAYTHQGWFTENQRYFIVGDELDEVDGKVDKTRILIFDLLDLDNPVLSSEYFGPTEAIDHNGYVKDNTYYQANYTAGVRMIDISDIRNKNLNEIAFFDTYPENNNTSFHGAWNVYPYFESDVIAVSDIERGLFLIKKSE comes from the coding sequence ATGAAAAAAATCCTTTTCTTGTCACTAATATTAGCATTTAGCTGTTCTAAAGATAACATAGAAACTCCAACTTTAAACGTTGATTCCGAAATTATGCCTTTAGCAAAATGCGAAAATGGTTTTGCAGATATCTATCCTTGTAATGGTTACGATTTACTGGCACACATAAGTACAGAAGATTTAGATCCAACAACTACTGCTTTTTCAAATGTAGAAGGAAACGATTCTTGGGGTTGGACAGATAGTACAACAAATAAAGAGTATGTTTTAATGGGCTTAAATTCAGGAGTTTCTTTTGTAGATATTAGCAATCCAACAGAGCCAATTGTACTTGGTTTTTTACCAACAGCAACCGTAAATAGCGATTGGAGAGACATAAAAGTTTATAATAATCACGCTTTTGTAGTGAGTGAAGCTACAAGTCATGGAATGCAAGTTTTCGATTTAACACGTTTAAGAAATGTGGTAAATCCACCAGAAATATTTACTGCAGAAACTACGTTATCAGATTTTGGAAACGCACATAATATTGTAATAAACGAAGATTCAGGATATGCTTATGCTGTAGGAACTTCACAAGCAAGTGGAGGTCCACTTTTTATCAATATTCAAAATCCTACAAATCCAGTAATAGAAGGTAATTTTGTAGAAGCTGGTTATGCACATGATGCACAAGTAATTAATTATAAAGGACCAGATACAGATTATGCATCTAAAGAAATTATGGTGTCTAGCAATGGAGAAAGATTTGGAACAAATGAAGTAGTTATTGTAGATGTAACTGATAAAACAAATCCTATAGAAATTTCTAAAATAACCTATGCAAATGAAGCATATACGCACCAAGGTTGGTTTACAGAAAACCAACGTTATTTTATTGTTGGTGATGAGTTAGATGAAGTTGATGGTAAAGTTGATAAAACAAGAATCTTAATTTTCGATTTATTGGATTTGGATAATCCAGTATTATCAAGCGAGTATTTTGGGCCAACTGAAGCCATAGATCATAATGGTTACGTAAAAGACAATACCTATTATCAAGCAAATTATACTGCAGGTGTAAGGATGATTGATATTTCTGATATTAGGAACAAAAACTTAAACGAAATTGCATTTTTTGATACGTATCCAGAAAATAATAACACTTCTTTTCATGGTGCTTGGAACGTATATCCTTATTTTGAAAGTGATGTTATTGCTGTAAGTGATATTGAAAGAGGTTTATTTCTGATTAAAAAATCTGAATAA
- a CDS encoding DEAD/DEAH box helicase, with protein MSFKSLGLSDALIKAVEEKGYTTPSPIQQKAIPHILEGKDILASAQTGTGKTAGFTLPVLQYLTATKHPKYRPLRVLILTPTRELAAQVHENVREYSKYVDIRSTVVFGGVKAASQIKTLRQGVDILVATPGRLLDLHDQKAVSFKRVDVLILDEADRMLDMGFARDLNKIISFMPTKRQNLMFSATFSNDIKKLASGILHNPVEVETAPQNSTAKKVSHKVYNVDKNQKTPLIIKLIKDNNWEQVLVFTRTKHGANKLTEKLIKSGISAAAIHGNKSQGARTKALKNFKDNSIKILVATDIAARGLDIPLLPHVINFELPNVPEDYVHRIGRTGRAGAEGEAISLVCSEETEYQKEIEKILNEKLKTSVLEGFEPTDTAPPKRAATQSKGSFGKKKKGGSSDSANQNKPKRKPHFKGNKPAGATSGRGRTGAPKKKRY; from the coding sequence ATGTCGTTCAAATCATTAGGATTATCTGATGCTTTAATAAAAGCAGTAGAAGAAAAAGGATACACAACTCCTTCTCCAATTCAACAAAAAGCAATTCCACATATTTTAGAAGGTAAAGATATTTTAGCTTCTGCACAAACAGGAACAGGAAAAACAGCAGGTTTTACCTTGCCAGTTTTACAATATTTAACAGCTACAAAACACCCAAAATACAGACCTTTACGTGTTTTAATTTTAACACCTACAAGAGAATTAGCAGCTCAAGTACACGAAAATGTTAGAGAATATAGCAAATATGTAGATATTAGATCTACAGTTGTTTTTGGTGGTGTAAAAGCAGCATCGCAAATAAAAACATTAAGACAAGGAGTAGATATTTTAGTAGCAACTCCTGGTAGATTATTAGATTTACATGATCAAAAAGCCGTTTCTTTTAAACGAGTTGATGTGTTAATTTTAGATGAAGCTGATAGAATGTTAGATATGGGTTTTGCAAGAGACTTAAACAAAATTATTAGTTTTATGCCTACAAAGCGTCAAAATTTGATGTTTTCTGCAACTTTTTCTAATGATATTAAGAAATTAGCAAGTGGTATTTTACATAATCCTGTGGAAGTAGAAACTGCTCCACAAAACTCGACTGCAAAAAAAGTATCTCACAAGGTTTATAATGTTGATAAAAATCAAAAAACGCCTTTAATTATTAAGTTGATAAAAGACAATAATTGGGAGCAAGTTTTAGTTTTTACAAGAACAAAACATGGTGCTAATAAATTAACTGAAAAGTTGATAAAATCTGGTATTTCTGCTGCTGCAATTCACGGAAATAAAAGTCAAGGTGCAAGAACAAAAGCGCTTAAAAACTTTAAAGATAATTCTATTAAAATTTTAGTAGCAACAGATATTGCTGCTCGTGGTTTAGATATTCCTTTATTGCCTCACGTTATTAATTTTGAACTGCCAAATGTACCTGAAGACTATGTGCATAGAATTGGTAGAACAGGAAGAGCTGGTGCAGAAGGAGAAGCAATTTCTTTGGTTTGTAGTGAAGAAACTGAATACCAAAAAGAAATAGAAAAAATCTTAAACGAAAAACTAAAAACTTCTGTTTTAGAAGGTTTTGAACCAACTGATACTGCACCACCAAAAAGAGCAGCAACACAAAGTAAAGGTTCTTTTGGAAAGAAGAAAAAAGGAGGAAGTTCAGATTCTGCTAATCAAAATAAACCAAAAAGAAAACCACATTTTAAAGGCAATAAACCTGCAGGTGCAACTTCTGGAAGAGGAAGAACTGGCGCTCCTAAAAAGAAAAGATATTAA
- a CDS encoding MbnP family protein: MKKIIMLLFVIIAFSSCKDEKDCCVNPSKNVSLKFTHNWDGSNISSSDFNNFKFTTKNGESVSVSRLRYVISNIRLINGNEIFTFSNYNLIDIEEEKGFNLTLPEKIFPGSYQLKFTFGFTDEDNKDGVYQDLNSASFNVPGMLGGGYHYMQFDGKYKDTNNADANFNYHVIRAVNRSDPNNLIFEDTSFEVDLGTLSFINDSEITIKANIAEWFKNPNTWNLNELNTVLMPNFDAQILMSANGKSVFSLGEVTQ; this comes from the coding sequence ATGAAAAAAATAATCATGCTTTTATTTGTAATAATTGCATTTTCATCATGTAAAGATGAAAAAGACTGTTGTGTAAATCCGTCAAAAAATGTTTCCCTGAAATTTACTCATAATTGGGATGGAAGTAATATCAGTTCATCAGATTTTAACAACTTTAAATTCACCACTAAAAATGGCGAATCTGTTAGCGTTTCACGTTTACGATATGTAATTTCTAATATTAGACTTATCAATGGAAATGAAATTTTTACTTTTAGTAATTATAACTTAATTGATATAGAAGAAGAAAAAGGATTCAATTTAACTTTACCAGAAAAAATATTTCCTGGCAGTTATCAATTAAAATTCACATTTGGTTTTACTGATGAAGATAACAAAGATGGCGTTTATCAAGATTTAAATTCAGCTTCTTTTAATGTTCCAGGAATGTTGGGTGGAGGTTATCACTATATGCAATTTGATGGCAAATATAAAGACACAAATAATGCAGATGCAAATTTTAATTATCATGTAATTAGAGCTGTAAACAGGTCAGATCCAAATAATTTAATTTTTGAAGACACCTCTTTTGAAGTTGATTTAGGCACTTTAAGTTTTATAAATGATTCAGAAATAACAATTAAAGCAAATATTGCAGAATGGTTTAAAAATCCAAATACTTGGAATTTAAACGAATTAAACACAGTTTTAATGCCAAATTTTGATGCTCAAATTTTAATGAGCGCTAATGGAAAATCTGTTTTTTCTTTAGGTGAAGTTACTCAGTAA